Genomic DNA from Paenibacillus donghaensis:
TGAAGTCGGATGAACCCTCATCAATGAAGGTGGTACCGCGGAAGCTTCCAGCTTTCGTCCTTTGCTAAGTCTTAGGATGGGGGCTTTTTGTCATTTTCAGGGATAAGATCAATCTGGTATGCATCCATTCTATTAAGGAAGTGAATGACAGTGACGACACGAATCGTGGTCAAAATCGGCAGCAGCTCGCTCTCCGGTCCTGAAGGCGGACTGAAACGGGAAGCCGTGGTTTTCTTTGCCGCAGAGCTTGCCGCGCTGCGGAGAGACGGGTGTGAGGTGCTGCTGGTTACCTCGGGGGCTGTGGCCGCCGGGTTCCGCAGCATCGGCTACGCGCAGCGCCCACGGCTGCTGCATGAGAAACAGGCTGCGGCCGCGGTGGGTCAGGTGCTGCTGATGCAGGCCTATCAGGAAGCGCTCGCGCTGCATGGGATAGCCACCGCACAGATTCTGCTGACCCGCACCGACTTTTGCAGCCGCCGGGCGATGAACAACGCGGTGATGACGGTTGAGGAATTGCTTCGGCAGGGGGCCATTCCAATATTCAACGAGAATGACACGGTCTCCGTCGATGAGCTGAAATTCGGGGACAATGATACCCTGTCAGCGCTGGTCGCCAACCTGCTCAAAGCCTCCAAGCTGCTGGTCCTGACCGATATGGACGGGCTCTACAGCGGCGACCCGCGCAAGCACCCGGAGGCGGTACGGTATGCATCCGTCGAGGAGATTACGCCGGAGATTTATGCGGTGGCTGGCGGGGCCGGCTCCAGCGTAGGGACCGGAGGCATGCGCTCCAAGATTGACGCCGCCAAGATCGCTACACGCGGCGGGGTACCTGTGTTTGTCGGCCGGGTAACGGAGCCGGGCGACCTGGCGCTGGCCGCGGCCGGTGAAGGCCGGGGAACTTATTTTGCCACCACCTCAGCCTCCTTACCGGTCAAAAAACAATGGCTGGGCTTCATGTCCACCCCGCTCGGCTCCATTTACATCGACGACGGAGCCGTCGAAGCACTGCTGCATGGCGGTCACAGCCTGCTCCCTGTCGGGGTCAAGCGGATCGAAGGCAGCTTCCACGCAGGAGATGTGGTTGAGGTACTCGGGCCTGACACCCAGCTGCTTGGCCGAGGGATTGTGAATTACGATGATGCCCAGCTCCAGCAAGTGCAGGGACTCAGCAGCAGCCAGATCGTGCCGAAGCTGGGCGAAGTGCACCGCCTGGAGGTTATCCACCGTGATGAATGGATTACACTGAGGTAATCAGGGACTTTCAGAGCGAATTGGTGCGATTGGGGTGGCCTTAGGTATCGTTTTTTCGGGAAATAGATGCGAAAGTGCAACTAATTTCACCCGGATCGCTAACTTGCGGGCAAATAAGTGCGAAAGTGCAACTAATTTCGAGTAAATCAAGCCTCTTACGCTCAAACGCTCAAATTAGATGCCTTATCGCACTTATTCCCTCCAAAACCGAAAAAACCAGCCAATTAGATGCGTTTTCGCAACTAATTGGGCGGAGTGAATAGTTGGCAGGGCTGCAGAGCAATTGTTGGACCTCTCCTACTCTGAGATCTGGCAGCAAGTGAAATGATTCGTTATTATAGAAGAAACAAGGAGGAACCGGTAATGAGTGAAGTAGTGAGCAAAACCACATTAGCCAAAGGTACCACAGGAATATTGGCCGGCCTGACCACTGAGCAGAAGAACGATGCGCTGCTGACCATGGCTGAGGCACTCCGCAGCGAGTCCGTTTCTATTATTGCCGCTAATAGGGAGGATCTGGAGCGCGGACGCCAGAATGGAACACCTGAATCCCTGCTGGACCGGCTCGCGCTGGATGAGGCCCGCATTCAGGTGATTGCGGAAGGCCTGCAGCAAATTGCCGCCCTGCCTGATCCGGTAGGCGATACGCTGGAAACGCTGAAGCGTCCGAACGGCCTGTCGATCGAGAAAATCCGTGTTCCGCTTGGCGTCATCGGCATCATCTATGAAGCCCGGCCCAACGTAACTGTAGATGCAGCCGGACTGTGCCTGAAGACAGGCAATGCAGTTGTGCTGCGCGGCGGCTCCTCTGCCCTCTCCTCCAACCGCAGAATCGTAGAGGTGCTGCACGCGGCTCTGGCCGGTACTGCCATGCCGCCCCACGCGCTGCAGCTGATCGAAGATCCAAACCGCTCCTCTGTGGATGAAATGCTGAAGCTTAACGGGTTGCTTGACGTCATCATTCCGCGCGGCGGCAGCTCGCTGATCCAGAATGTGGTGATGAATGCAACGGTGCCGGTCATTGAGACCGGAGCGGGCATCTGCCACACCTATCTGGATGCCAGCGCCCAGCCCCGCATGGCGCAGGAGATCAGCCTGAACGCCAAAGCACAGCGGCCTTCGGTCTGCAATGCGATGGAAACACTGCTCGTTCACCGCGATTATGCGCGTGAGCAGCTGCTGCCACTGGCGGAAGCATTCCGCGATGTCCACGTGGAGCTGCGCGGCTGCGCGGAGACGGTAGCCCTCGTCCCTTGGGCTCTGCCTGCTACACTGGAGGATTACGCGACGGAATACAACGATTATATCCTCAACATTAAGGTTGTCAGTGGCACGGAAGAAGCCATGCAGCACATTGCCCAATATGGCACACAGCATTCCGAATGTATTGTAACCGAAGACAGCGGCAATGCTGCCCGCTTCCTGCAGGAGATGGACGCAGCCGTGGTCTATCACAACGCCTCCACCCGTTTTACCGATGGCTTCGAATTCGGCTTCGGTGCCGAGATCGGCATCAGCACACAGAAGCTGCACGCCCGTGGGCCAATGGGTCTGCCCGCGCTGACTTCAACCAAATACAAAATATACGGCACCGGGCAAATCCGGGGGTAAACAATTCATACAGCCGTCCAAAACCAAGGAGGATTCACTCATGTGCCAGCAATCTACAGTACCTCTTCTCGACCATAATATTGTTTTCTACGGCGCAGGCTCAATGGCTGAAGCGATAGTCCGCGGGATGATCAACCGCAACGTCGTTGCTTCCGGCAAAATTGTGATGCTGAACCGCAGCAGCAGCGAACGGCTGGCCGAACTGCGCAGCCGCTATGGCATCGTTGGCACCAACGACCCTGCCCACAAAACTGAGCATCTGCGCACCTCCCCCGTAATCGTGCTGGCGATGAAACCCAAGGACGCCGCCGAAGCCTTGCGTGAGCTGGGACAGCTGCTGTCCCCGGACCAGCTTGTGATTTCAGTCATCGCCGGATTAAACATCCGTACGATACAGGGGCTCCTCGGTACCAAGCAGCCTGTAGTCCGCACTATGCCCAATACCTCCAGCTCCATTGGCCTGGGCGCGACAGGGCTGGCGTTCTCTAAAGAGGTTGAAGAGCAAAGCCGCAGACTGGCACTGAATATCTTCGAAGCGGTGGGTACCACGACCGTGATTGACGAGGAGCGGATGGAGACACTGACCGGGATCTCCGGCAGCGGCCCTGCTTATATCTACTATATGATGGAAGCGATGATCGCAGCCGGTATCCGCGGCGGACTGCCGCTGGAACAGAGCACCGAGCTTACCGTACAGACGGTGCTGGGAGCCGCGCGGATGGTACAGCAGACCGGTGAAGAACCGGCAGCCCTGCGCAAAAAAGTAACCTCGCCAAATGGCTCCACCCAGGCGGCGCTGGAGGTGCTGGAGCGCGGCGACTTCTTCGAAACCGTAATCGCCGCTGTGAACCGCTGCGCGGAACGCTCGCGGGAGATGGGCTCGGCACTGGAGAAAGAGCTGTCATAGCTGCAGCTTTAAGAGCAGAAAACAGCTGTACATCATTTGCGCTGCAATGCAATCCTAAATATAATACCCAAATACTCGCCTGCAGGTGAGTATGAAGAACGGCTGCCGTCCGTGTGGGGATGGCAGCCGTTTCTTCTACTTCGGCTTATGGAGATGATATGGGGGAAGCTGAGGGGAACGTAGTGCTTTTCTAGGCGAATTAGATGAGTTAGCCGTTATTCTTAGGTCCATTGAGGAATTAGAGGGATTTATCCCTTATTTTTACTCCAATGTGCCTCTGTACACTAAATTTATGGGATATATCCCTTATTT
This window encodes:
- the proB gene encoding glutamate 5-kinase codes for the protein MTTRIVVKIGSSSLSGPEGGLKREAVVFFAAELAALRRDGCEVLLVTSGAVAAGFRSIGYAQRPRLLHEKQAAAAVGQVLLMQAYQEALALHGIATAQILLTRTDFCSRRAMNNAVMTVEELLRQGAIPIFNENDTVSVDELKFGDNDTLSALVANLLKASKLLVLTDMDGLYSGDPRKHPEAVRYASVEEITPEIYAVAGGAGSSVGTGGMRSKIDAAKIATRGGVPVFVGRVTEPGDLALAAAGEGRGTYFATTSASLPVKKQWLGFMSTPLGSIYIDDGAVEALLHGGHSLLPVGVKRIEGSFHAGDVVEVLGPDTQLLGRGIVNYDDAQLQQVQGLSSSQIVPKLGEVHRLEVIHRDEWITLR
- a CDS encoding glutamate-5-semialdehyde dehydrogenase, which translates into the protein MSEVVSKTTLAKGTTGILAGLTTEQKNDALLTMAEALRSESVSIIAANREDLERGRQNGTPESLLDRLALDEARIQVIAEGLQQIAALPDPVGDTLETLKRPNGLSIEKIRVPLGVIGIIYEARPNVTVDAAGLCLKTGNAVVLRGGSSALSSNRRIVEVLHAALAGTAMPPHALQLIEDPNRSSVDEMLKLNGLLDVIIPRGGSSLIQNVVMNATVPVIETGAGICHTYLDASAQPRMAQEISLNAKAQRPSVCNAMETLLVHRDYAREQLLPLAEAFRDVHVELRGCAETVALVPWALPATLEDYATEYNDYILNIKVVSGTEEAMQHIAQYGTQHSECIVTEDSGNAARFLQEMDAAVVYHNASTRFTDGFEFGFGAEIGISTQKLHARGPMGLPALTSTKYKIYGTGQIRG
- the proC gene encoding pyrroline-5-carboxylate reductase, with protein sequence MCQQSTVPLLDHNIVFYGAGSMAEAIVRGMINRNVVASGKIVMLNRSSSERLAELRSRYGIVGTNDPAHKTEHLRTSPVIVLAMKPKDAAEALRELGQLLSPDQLVISVIAGLNIRTIQGLLGTKQPVVRTMPNTSSSIGLGATGLAFSKEVEEQSRRLALNIFEAVGTTTVIDEERMETLTGISGSGPAYIYYMMEAMIAAGIRGGLPLEQSTELTVQTVLGAARMVQQTGEEPAALRKKVTSPNGSTQAALEVLERGDFFETVIAAVNRCAERSREMGSALEKELS